A region from the Panicum hallii strain FIL2 chromosome 1, PHallii_v3.1, whole genome shotgun sequence genome encodes:
- the LOC112902263 gene encoding NAD(P)H dehydrogenase (quinone) FQR1-like: protein MATKIYIVYYSTYGHVATLAEEIQRGAASVTGVEATLWQVPETLSGEALAKMGAPPKRAGVPAIAPAELVEADGVLFGFPTRFGMLPAQLKAFLDGTSDLWCEQRLAGKPAGIFCSTGSPANAGAQGRAARAGRGERGERRDRASGDRRRAPGEERRRGREGGQGGKNRENRRRRS, encoded by the exons ATGGCGACCAAGATCTACATCGT GTACTACTCCACGTACGGCCATGTCGCGACGCTGGCGGAGGAGATCCAGAGGGGCGCCGCGTCCGTCACCGGCGTCGAGGCGACGCTGTGGCAGGTCCCGGAGACGCTCTCCGGCGAGGCGCTGGCGAAGATGGGCGCGCCCCCGAAGCGGGCGGGCGTGCCGGCCATCGCCCCCGCGGAGCTCGTGGAGGCCGACGGCGTCCTCTTCGGGTTCCCCACCAGGTTCGGCATGCTGCCGGCGCAGCTCAAGGCGTTCCTGGACGGCACCAGCGACCTCTGGTGCGAGCAGAGGCTCGCCGGCAAGCCCGCGGGCATcttctgctccaccggctcgcCGGCGAACGCGGGCGCGCAGGGGCGAGCGGCGCGAGCAGGGAGAGGGGAGCGGGGCGAGCGGCGCGACCGGGCGAGCGGGGACCGGAGGCGAGCGCCTGGAGAAGAGAGGAGAAGGGGTCGGGAGGGAGGGCAGGGTGGGAAGAATCGGGAGAATCGCCGTCGGCGCTCGTGA
- the LOC112877817 gene encoding beta-galactosidase 4 gives MAAAPPPLVAGGGGRILLAAFLAASLLASAANAAVSYDHRALVINGRRRILISGSIHYPRSTPEMWPGLIQKAKDGGLDVIQTYVFWNGHEPAQGQYYFADRYDLVHFVKLVKQAGLYVHLRIGPYVCAEWNFGGFPVWLKYVPGIKFRTDNGPFKAAMQKFVEKIVSMMKSEGLLEWQGGPIIMAQVENEFGPMESVVGSGAKPYANWAAKMAVGTNTGVPWVMCKQDDAPDPVINTCNGFYCDYFTPNKKYKPTMWTEAWTGWFTKFGGAVPHRPVEDLAFAVARFIQKGGSFVNYYMYHGGTNFGRTAGGPFIATSYDYDAPIDEFGMLRQPKWGHLRDLHRAIKQAEPALVSGDPTIQSLGNYEKAYVFKSKIGACAAFLSNYHTNSAVKVRFNGRHYDLPAWSISILPDCKTVVFNTATVKEPTLLPKMNPVLWFAWQSYSEDTNSLDDGAFTKDGLVEQLSLTWDKSDYLWYTTQVNIGGNEQFLKSGQWPQLTVYSAGHSMQVFVNGRSYGSVYGGYENPKLTFNGHVKMWQGSNKISILSSAVGLPNTGNHFESWNVGVLGPVTLSGLNEGKRDLSHQKWTYQVGLKGESLGIHTVTGSSAVEWAGPGGKQPLTWHKALFNAPAGSAPVALDMGTMGKGQVWVNGRHAGRYWSYRAAGSSGGCGRCGYAGTYREGRCLSGCGEPSQRWYHVPRSWLKPSGNLLVVLEEYGGDLAGVALARRTT, from the exons ATGGCCGCGGCGCCGCCTCCTcttgtcgccggcggcggcgggcgcatcCTGCTCGCCGCCTTCCTGGCGGCCTCCCTCCTGGCCTCCGCGGCCAATGCGGCCGTCTCGTACGACCACCGCGCCCTCGTCATcaacggccgccgccgcatcctAATCTCCGGCTCCATCCACTACCCCAGGAGCACGCCCGAG ATGTGGCCCGGGCTGATCCAGAAGGCCAAGGACGGCGGCCTCGACGTCATCCAGACCTACGTCTTCTGGAACGGCCACGAGCCGGCGCAGGGGCAGTACTACTTCGCCGACCGCTACGACCTCGTCCACTTCGTCAAGCTCGTCAAGCAGGCCGGCCTCTACGTCCACCTCCGCATCGGCCCCTACGTCTGCGCCGAATGGAACTTTGG TGGCTTTCCTGTTTGGCTCAAGTATGTGCCTGGCATCAAGTTCAGGACGGACAATGGGCCCTTCAAG GCTGCCATGCAGAAGTTCGTCGAGAAGATAGTGTCGATGATGAAGTCCGAGGGGCTACTTGAGTGGCAGGGAGGCCCAATCATCATGGCTCAG GTAGAAAACGAGTTCGGGCCGATGGAGTCCGTTGTTGGCAGCGGCGCCAAGCCGTATGCAAACTGGGCAGCCAAGATGGCGGTTGGGACCAACACCGGTGTGCCGTGGGTGATGTGCAAGCAGGATGATGCCCCAGACCCTGTG ATCAATACTTGCAATGGCTTCTACTGTGACTACTTCACCCCAAACAAGAAGTACAAGCCGACCATGTGGACCGAGGCGTGGACTGGATG GTTTACAAAGTTTGGAGGTGCGGTGCCTCACAGGCCTGTGGAGGACCTTGCCTTTGCCGTGGCACGGTTCATTCAAAAGGGAGGGTCCTTCGTGAACTACTACATG TACCATGGAGGAACAAACTTTGGGCGCACAGCTGGTGGCCCCTTTATCGCAACCAGCTATGACTATGATGCCCCGATCGACGAATTTG GTATGCTTAGGCAACCGAAATGGGGTCACCTGAGGGACCTGCACAGGGCCATCAAGCAGGCCGAACCTGCATTGGTTTCTGGTGATCCGACAATACAATCGCTTGGAAACTATGAGAAG GCATATGTCTTCAAGTCAAAGATTGGAGCCTGTGCTGCATTCCTGTCGAACTACCACACGAATTCTGCTGTGAAAGTCAGGTTCAATGGGCGTCACTATGACCTCCCTGCTTGGTCCATCAGCATTCTGCCTGACTGCAAAACTGTGGTCTTCAACACTGCTACG GTGAAGGAGCCAACTCTGCTGCCGAAGATGAATCCTGTGTTATGGTTCGCATGGCAGTCCTACAGCGAGGACACAAACTCGCTGGATGATGGTGCTTTCACAAAGGATGGCTTGGTCGAGCAGCTCAGCTTGACATGGGACAAGTCGGACTATCTGTGGTACACCACCCA GGTCAACATTGGTGGGAACGAGCAATTCCTAAAGTCTGGCCAGTGGCCTCAGCTCACTGTCTACTCTGCTGGACACTCAATGCAAGTGTTTGTCAATGGGAGATCATACG GATCTGTTTATGGCGGCTACGAGAACCCGAAACTAACATTCAATGGACACGTGAAGATGTGGCAGGGCAGCAACAAGATCTCCATCCTAAGCTCAGCAGTTGGCCTTCCT AACACCGGGAACCATTTTGAGTCCTGGAACGTCGGCGTCCTGGGACCGGTGACCCTCTCCGGCCTGAACGAGGGGAAGAGGGACCTCAGCCATCAGAAATGGACATACCAG GTCGGCCTGAAAGGCGAGTCGCTCGGCATCCACACCGTCACCGGGAGCTCCGCCGTGGAATGGGCCGGTCCCGGCGGCAAGCAGCCACTGACATGGCACAAG GCCTTGTTCAATGCGCCGGCGGGGAGCGCACCGGTGGCGCTGGACATGGGGACAATGGGCAAGGGCCAGGTGTGGGTGAACGGGCGCCACGCCGGGCGGTACTGGTCGTACCGCGCCGCCGGCTCCAGCGGTGGCTGCGGGCGGTGCGGCTACGCCGGGACGTACCGCGAGGGCCGGTGCCTATCCGGTTGCGGCGAGCCCTCCCAGCGGTGGTACCACGTGCCGCGGTCGTGGCTGAAGCCGAGCGGGAACCTGCTGGTGGTGCTGGAGGAGTATGGCGGCGACCTCGCCGGCGTCGCCCTCGCCAGGCGGACCACatga